A genomic region of Pseudomonas migulae contains the following coding sequences:
- the thrH gene encoding bifunctional phosphoserine phosphatase/homoserine phosphotransferase ThrH: MEIACLDLEGVLVPEIWIAFAEKTGIESLRATTRDIPDYDVLMKQRLRILDEHGLKLTDIQEVIATLKPLDGAIEFVNWLRERFQVVILSDTFYEFSQPLMRQLGFPTLLCHRLITDDAGRVTSYQLRQKDPKRQSVLAFKSLYYRVIAAGDSYNDTTMLGEADAGILFHAPDNVIREFPQFPAVHTFEDLKQEFIKASNRALSL, translated from the coding sequence GTGGAAATTGCCTGTCTGGATCTGGAAGGTGTACTGGTCCCGGAAATATGGATCGCGTTCGCCGAAAAAACCGGGATCGAATCTCTCAGGGCCACCACCCGGGACATTCCCGACTACGACGTGCTGATGAAGCAGCGCCTGCGGATTCTCGACGAGCATGGCCTGAAACTCACCGACATCCAGGAAGTGATCGCCACGCTGAAGCCGCTGGACGGCGCCATCGAGTTCGTCAACTGGCTGCGCGAGCGCTTTCAGGTGGTGATTCTGTCGGACACGTTCTATGAGTTTTCCCAGCCGCTGATGCGTCAGCTGGGCTTCCCGACCTTGCTCTGCCATCGTCTGATTACTGACGACGCCGGGCGGGTAACAAGCTATCAGCTGCGTCAGAAAGATCCGAAGCGTCAGTCGGTTCTGGCGTTCAAGAGCCTTTATTACCGGGTGATTGCGGCAGGGGATTCGTACAACGACACCACGATGTTGGGCGAGGCGGATGCGGGGATTCTGTTCCATGCGCCGGATAACGTGATTCGCGAGTTTCCGCAGTTCCCGGCGGTGCACACGTTCGAGGATTTGAAGCAGGAGTTCATCAAGGCTTCGAATCGGGCTTTGAGCCTGTAG
- the pabB gene encoding aminodeoxychorismate synthase component I: MLTCSVHPLPYRANPAEYFAAIRHAPGAVLLDSGRPTADRGRYDLFSAWPLEQLTVLPDESGSDFLQRLRANLTRLGEAVVPFDLPFAGGLMGYLSYDFGRHLEHLPVQAQDDLQLPDARFGLYDWALISDHQRMTSQLVFHPSLIDSERQRLITLFSHPVAEAIESFKLKAPMHADLSADQYRRALERIQQYIQAGDCYQVNFAQRFRAECEGDPWAAYCALRAACPTPFSGFQSLPDGGAVLSLSPERFVKVSERHVETRPIKGTRPRGLTAREDAANAAELLASPKDRAENLMIVDLLRNDLGRTCRIGSVRVPELFSLESYPNVHHLVSSVTGELADDRDALDLIAGSFPGGSITGAPKIRAMQIIDELEPTRRGLYCGSLLYLDVRGEMDSSIAIRSLLVKDGQVCCWGGGGIVADSEWQAEYQESITKVKVLLDTLQNL, from the coding sequence ATGTTGACCTGTTCCGTACACCCGCTGCCCTATCGCGCCAACCCCGCCGAGTACTTCGCGGCGATCCGTCATGCCCCCGGTGCCGTGCTGCTCGACAGTGGCCGGCCAACGGCTGATCGCGGGCGTTATGACCTGTTCAGTGCCTGGCCGCTCGAACAACTGACGGTGTTGCCTGACGAAAGTGGCAGCGATTTCCTGCAACGCCTGCGCGCCAATCTGACCCGACTCGGTGAAGCGGTCGTTCCGTTTGATCTGCCCTTCGCTGGCGGCTTGATGGGCTATCTGAGCTATGACTTCGGTCGGCATCTGGAACACCTGCCTGTTCAGGCGCAAGACGATCTGCAGTTGCCGGATGCACGTTTCGGACTGTACGACTGGGCGCTGATCAGCGATCACCAACGGATGACCAGTCAGTTGGTCTTCCACCCGTCGCTGATCGACAGCGAGCGTCAGCGCCTGATCACGCTGTTCAGTCATCCCGTGGCTGAAGCAATCGAATCGTTCAAACTGAAAGCGCCGATGCACGCCGATCTGAGCGCTGATCAATATCGCCGGGCGTTAGAGCGTATTCAGCAGTACATCCAGGCGGGCGACTGCTATCAGGTCAACTTCGCCCAGCGTTTTCGCGCCGAGTGCGAAGGCGATCCGTGGGCCGCTTACTGCGCGTTACGGGCAGCATGCCCGACGCCATTCTCCGGTTTCCAGAGCCTGCCCGACGGCGGTGCGGTGCTGAGCCTGTCGCCTGAACGCTTCGTCAAAGTCAGCGAACGCCACGTTGAAACCCGCCCGATCAAAGGCACCCGCCCTCGCGGCCTGACCGCCAGAGAAGATGCGGCGAACGCCGCCGAATTGCTGGCCAGCCCCAAGGATCGCGCGGAAAACCTGATGATCGTCGACTTGTTGCGCAACGATCTGGGCCGGACCTGCCGTATCGGCTCGGTGCGGGTGCCGGAGTTGTTCAGCCTGGAAAGTTACCCGAACGTGCATCACCTGGTGAGCAGCGTGACCGGCGAACTGGCGGATGACCGTGACGCACTGGACCTGATCGCCGGCAGTTTCCCCGGCGGCTCGATTACCGGCGCCCCGAAGATTCGCGCGATGCAGATCATTGATGAGCTGGAGCCGACCCGACGCGGGTTGTATTGCGGTTCGTTGCTGTATCTGGACGTACGCGGTGAGATGGACAGCTCCATCGCGATTCGCAGCTTGCTGGTGAAGGATGGGCAGGTGTGTTGCTGGGGTGGTGGAGGGATCGTCGCGGATTCGGAGTGGCAGGCTGAGTATCAGGAGTCGATTACCAAGGTGAAAGTACTACTCGACACCCTGCAAAACCTATAA